Proteins from a genomic interval of Yoonia sp. GPGPB17:
- a CDS encoding 2-dehydro-3-deoxygalactonokinase: MTDTDINADWIAVDWGTSNMRAWAMSASGTVLAEATSDQGMGKLTRDGFEPALLDVIADWIQGPTTVIACGMVGSRQGWVEAPYATVPSGTLPEGLVQAPTTHPALTVHVIPGIKQTNPPDVMRGEETQISGFLARNPGWDGVICLPGTHTKWVHISADEVVSFQTFMTGELFDTIAKHTVLRHSIAADGWDDAAFAEGLDLGIARPERLAARLFALRAQGLLNDMVGNAARAQLSGLLIGAELAAAKPYWLGQQIAVIGNSTLSKLYVDALATQAAPATQVNAATITLAGLTAACRRLKG; encoded by the coding sequence ATGACAGACACAGACATCAATGCAGATTGGATTGCGGTGGATTGGGGCACCAGCAACATGCGTGCTTGGGCGATGTCGGCGTCTGGTACTGTGCTGGCCGAAGCCACATCCGATCAGGGCATGGGGAAGTTGACGCGCGATGGTTTTGAACCTGCGCTGCTGGATGTCATCGCGGATTGGATACAAGGCCCAACCACGGTCATCGCATGCGGCATGGTTGGGTCGCGGCAAGGCTGGGTCGAAGCGCCTTACGCAACCGTTCCCTCCGGCACTTTGCCCGAAGGATTGGTGCAGGCTCCGACCACACATCCAGCGCTGACCGTTCACGTCATCCCCGGAATTAAACAGACAAACCCACCAGACGTCATGCGCGGCGAAGAAACCCAGATCAGCGGTTTTCTGGCCCGCAACCCCGGCTGGGATGGCGTGATTTGCCTGCCGGGCACACACACCAAATGGGTGCATATCAGCGCCGATGAGGTCGTCAGCTTCCAGACCTTCATGACGGGCGAACTGTTCGATACAATTGCAAAGCACACGGTCTTGCGCCACTCCATTGCCGCCGATGGCTGGGATGATGCCGCCTTTGCTGAGGGGCTCGATCTGGGGATCGCACGCCCGGAACGCCTTGCCGCACGCCTCTTCGCACTGCGTGCGCAGGGTTTGCTGAACGATATGGTAGGAAACGCAGCCCGCGCGCAGCTGTCAGGTCTTCTGATCGGGGCAGAACTGGCTGCCGCAAAGCCCTACTGGTTAGGCCAGCAAATCGCGGTGATTGGCAACAGCACTCTGTCAAAGCTCTATGTCGATGCGCTTGCGACCCAAGCGGCCCCAGCGACGCAAGTGAATGCTGCAACGATCACACTGGCAGGCCTGACCGCTGCTTGCCGACGCCTGAAAGGATAA
- a CDS encoding SMP-30/gluconolactonase/LRE family protein, with translation MIFDETQCQLGEGPLWHPLRKQLFWFDILGKRLHTKGKQWQFDDYVSAAGWTSETTLLIATSNALRHFDITTGDHNVVVPLEADDLVTRSNDGRADPQGGFWIGTMGINAEENAGAIYRFYKGDLRKLYTDITISNAICFSPDGKTAYFTDTPTQQIMRVPLDGDGWPIDEPTLHIDLQGTTFRPDGAVVDAAGNLWNAQWGSGRIAGYDPKGAFIESFSFAASQTSCPAFGGDDLNTLFATSAAIGLEGPDQGKTFSAQTRYIGQAEHRVIL, from the coding sequence ATGATTTTCGATGAAACACAATGCCAGTTAGGTGAAGGGCCGCTCTGGCATCCTTTGCGCAAGCAGTTGTTCTGGTTTGATATTCTTGGCAAACGTTTGCACACCAAAGGCAAGCAGTGGCAGTTTGACGACTATGTCAGCGCTGCCGGATGGACCTCTGAAACCACGCTGCTGATCGCAACAAGCAATGCCTTGCGCCATTTCGATATCACGACCGGCGACCACAATGTGGTCGTACCGCTTGAGGCCGATGACCTCGTCACACGCTCCAATGACGGTCGCGCTGATCCGCAGGGCGGTTTTTGGATTGGCACGATGGGGATCAACGCCGAGGAGAACGCGGGGGCGATCTATCGTTTCTACAAAGGCGATCTGCGCAAACTCTACACCGACATCACAATTTCGAACGCCATCTGTTTCTCACCGGACGGCAAGACAGCCTATTTCACCGATACACCGACCCAACAAATCATGCGGGTGCCCTTGGACGGCGACGGTTGGCCCATCGATGAACCGACATTGCATATTGATTTGCAAGGCACGACGTTTCGCCCCGATGGCGCCGTTGTTGATGCCGCAGGCAATCTATGGAATGCGCAATGGGGATCTGGACGGATTGCAGGCTATGACCCCAAGGGAGCGTTCATAGAAAGTTTCAGCTTTGCAGCCAGCCAAACCTCTTGCCCGGCATTCGGTGGAGACGATCTGAATACGCTGTTTGCGACCAGTGCTGCGATCGGGCTTGAAGGGCCGGATCAGGGCAAGACATTCAGCGCACAGACACGTTATATAGGCCAAGCAGAACATCGGGTTATTCTCTGA
- a CDS encoding aldose epimerase family protein, whose protein sequence is MAYFGTTQTGEDVEKVTISTDDLTVSILTFGAMVQDVRLAGVAHGLSLGSDALHDYETTMGYFGTIVGPIANRISNARVRLDGMMYELERNENNAVHLHSGADGVHRKVWQVASQTPDSVTLALTLNDGIAGLPGQRDIRVTYQVSAPAMLTKTIDGTTDTATCMNFASHIYWNLDGTETWDGHALKVAADRYLPIDDRTCPTGEIASVAGTQMDFRETSKPQIGAPALDHNFCLSDGKQALRDVLWLTGQSGVTMTLATTEAGLQIHDAATSRRPGKPCYEGIVIEPQGWPDAPNHLGFGSITVTADQPYHQTTSWRFSR, encoded by the coding sequence GTGGCATACTTTGGAACAACGCAAACCGGCGAGGACGTTGAGAAAGTCACCATCTCGACGGATGATCTGACTGTCAGCATCCTGACCTTTGGCGCAATGGTTCAGGATGTCCGGCTGGCGGGTGTCGCACACGGACTCTCACTCGGGTCGGATGCGTTGCATGACTATGAAACAACGATGGGGTATTTTGGCACCATCGTCGGCCCTATCGCCAATCGGATCAGTAATGCACGGGTGCGGTTGGACGGCATGATGTATGAGCTGGAGCGCAATGAAAACAATGCGGTCCATCTGCATTCCGGTGCGGACGGTGTGCACCGCAAGGTCTGGCAGGTCGCGTCACAAACGCCCGACAGCGTGACGCTCGCACTCACCCTGAACGACGGGATCGCAGGCCTGCCGGGGCAACGTGATATCCGTGTCACCTATCAAGTCAGCGCACCCGCCATGCTGACCAAGACCATTGATGGTACCACGGATACTGCAACCTGCATGAATTTTGCCAGCCACATCTATTGGAACCTCGACGGGACGGAAACATGGGACGGGCATGCGCTCAAAGTCGCGGCAGATCGCTATCTGCCAATTGATGATCGGACATGCCCAACCGGCGAGATTGCCTCTGTCGCCGGAACACAGATGGATTTCCGCGAAACAAGCAAGCCGCAGATCGGCGCGCCTGCCCTTGATCACAATTTCTGCCTATCTGATGGAAAGCAGGCGCTGCGCGATGTTTTGTGGTTGACCGGGCAGTCGGGTGTCACGATGACACTGGCCACGACAGAGGCTGGTCTGCAAATCCATGACGCTGCAACTTCGCGCCGCCCGGGCAAGCCGTGCTACGAGGGGATCGTGATCGAACCACAAGGCTGGCCCGATGCGCCAAACCACCTTGGCTTTGGATCAATCACGGTCACGGCTGATCAACCCTATCACCAGACCACAAGCTGGCGGTTCTCGCGCTGA
- a CDS encoding cytochrome ubiquinol oxidase subunit I, with amino-acid sequence MELETLLLSRIQFAANISFHILFPTITIALGWVLLFFKLRYNRTGEERWMEAYRFWVKIFALSFAMGVVSGITMSFQFGTNWPGFMETVGNIAGPLLAYEVLTAFFLEAVFLGIMLFGFSRVPNWLHTLATFLVAFGTLMSAFWIIVLNSWMHTPQGFEMIDGVAHATDWSAIIFNPSMPYRLSHMVLASFLTVSFLIAGVSAFRWLIGGRTEGVRVAMKTAIIAAALLIPVQIFVGDMHGLNTKEFQPAKVAAMEGNWETDSGVPLILFAIPDQEARENHFEISIPKLASFILTHDWNGEVKGLNEFVTEDGEVLHPRVSPVFWSFRVMVGTGLLMLIISWTAAYMILRRKRGIEGLPRPVLYGLVAMSFSGWLATLAGWYTTEIGRQPWLVQGVMTTKEAVADVPAPMVLSTLIAYLAVYAALLAAYIFVIFYLARKTARGESIGTSIAPSPATVPTTQPAE; translated from the coding sequence ATGGAACTTGAAACACTACTTCTGTCCCGCATCCAATTTGCGGCTAACATTTCCTTCCACATCCTGTTCCCAACCATCACCATCGCGCTAGGCTGGGTGCTGCTTTTCTTCAAACTGCGCTACAACCGCACCGGCGAAGAACGCTGGATGGAGGCATATCGCTTCTGGGTGAAAATCTTTGCCCTATCTTTTGCGATGGGCGTTGTCTCGGGCATCACGATGTCATTCCAGTTCGGCACCAACTGGCCCGGTTTCATGGAAACCGTGGGCAACATTGCCGGACCCTTGCTAGCATATGAGGTGCTGACCGCCTTCTTCCTTGAGGCCGTTTTCCTCGGCATCATGCTGTTCGGCTTTAGCCGTGTGCCGAACTGGTTGCATACGTTGGCCACTTTTCTGGTGGCATTCGGCACGTTGATGTCGGCCTTCTGGATCATCGTTCTGAACTCTTGGATGCATACGCCGCAAGGGTTTGAGATGATTGATGGTGTCGCCCATGCAACCGACTGGTCCGCGATCATCTTTAACCCATCCATGCCGTACCGTCTTTCCCATATGGTGCTGGCAAGCTTCCTGACCGTCAGCTTCCTGATTGCCGGTGTCAGCGCCTTCCGCTGGCTGATCGGCGGGCGGACCGAGGGCGTGCGCGTGGCGATGAAAACCGCGATCATCGCTGCGGCCCTGCTGATTCCGGTGCAGATTTTCGTGGGCGACATGCACGGGTTGAACACCAAAGAATTCCAACCTGCCAAAGTGGCCGCGATGGAAGGCAATTGGGAAACCGATAGCGGCGTGCCGCTGATCCTGTTTGCGATTCCCGACCAAGAGGCGCGTGAAAACCACTTTGAGATCAGCATTCCAAAGCTTGCGTCCTTCATTCTGACCCACGACTGGAACGGCGAGGTAAAAGGTCTCAACGAGTTTGTGACCGAAGATGGTGAGGTGCTGCATCCTCGCGTTTCCCCGGTCTTCTGGTCTTTCCGCGTCATGGTGGGCACGGGTTTGTTGATGCTGATCATCAGTTGGACGGCGGCCTATATGATCTTAAGACGTAAGCGCGGCATCGAAGGGCTGCCAAGGCCAGTACTCTATGGACTTGTCGCGATGAGTTTCAGCGGATGGCTGGCGACGCTCGCCGGGTGGTACACCACCGAGATCGGGCGGCAGCCATGGCTGGTTCAGGGCGTGATGACCACGAAAGAGGCTGTAGCCGATGTGCCTGCGCCAATGGTTCTGTCCACGCTAATTGCCTACCTCGCGGTCTATGCTGCGCTATTGGCGGCCTACATCTTTGTCATCTTCTATCTGGCACGTAAAACCGCACGCGGCGAAAGCATCGGCACGTCGATCGCACCATCGCCAGCTACGGTCCCCACAACACAGCCTGCGGAGTAG
- a CDS encoding cytochrome d ubiquinol oxidase subunit II, which produces MHYFGDPAIWLPFVFAALMGVSILIYVVLDGFDLGVGVLFPFATDDEKDRMIASIGPFWDANETWLVLAVGLLLVAFPAAHGAILTALYLPVAIMLIGLILRGVAFEFRAKAPAPHKRLWNNAFFTGSLMTSLSQGFMLGMYVMGLEWTWLNVGFALLTAVFLTVGYSFIGATWVIHKTSDALQIKAVEWAKGGIWGLVLGIGAISVATPFVSTRIFEKWFNWPDALYLAPLPILSALLVFWLWAMLRKMPFVDDRRSWLPFVAATALWIMAFGGMAYSFYPYVVPEQITIYDAASAPESLFIILIGTCVVLPTIMGYTVLSYTIFRGKATELRYD; this is translated from the coding sequence ATGCATTATTTTGGTGATCCCGCTATCTGGCTGCCCTTCGTCTTCGCAGCACTGATGGGTGTGTCCATTCTGATCTATGTTGTGCTGGACGGTTTTGACCTCGGCGTCGGCGTGCTGTTTCCGTTCGCGACCGATGATGAAAAGGACCGTATGATTGCGTCAATCGGGCCATTCTGGGACGCCAACGAAACCTGGTTGGTTTTGGCGGTGGGTCTGTTGCTGGTGGCGTTCCCAGCAGCACATGGGGCCATTCTGACCGCGCTCTATCTGCCGGTCGCGATCATGTTGATCGGGCTGATCCTGCGCGGCGTCGCGTTTGAGTTCCGCGCCAAGGCGCCGGCCCCGCATAAGCGCCTTTGGAACAACGCGTTCTTCACTGGCTCTTTGATGACATCACTCAGCCAAGGTTTCATGCTGGGCATGTACGTCATGGGGCTGGAATGGACTTGGCTTAACGTCGGCTTTGCACTGTTGACGGCTGTCTTTCTGACCGTCGGTTATAGTTTCATCGGCGCAACATGGGTCATCCACAAAACCTCTGACGCCTTGCAAATCAAGGCTGTTGAATGGGCCAAAGGTGGTATCTGGGGCCTTGTTCTGGGGATTGGCGCGATCTCGGTTGCGACACCATTTGTCAGCACGCGTATCTTCGAGAAGTGGTTCAACTGGCCCGACGCGCTTTATCTGGCGCCGCTCCCGATCCTCTCAGCACTGCTTGTCTTTTGGCTGTGGGCGATGTTGCGCAAGATGCCATTTGTAGACGACCGCCGCTCGTGGCTGCCCTTTGTGGCCGCCACAGCGCTGTGGATCATGGCTTTCGGGGGCATGGCCTATAGTTTCTACCCCTATGTGGTGCCCGAACAAATCACGATCTACGATGCAGCCAGCGCGCCGGAAAGCCTGTTTATCATCCTGATCGGGACATGCGTCGTGCTGCCCACAATCATGGGCTACACGGTGCTATCCTATACAATTTTCCGCGGCAAAGCCACCGAGCTGCGGTATGATTAA
- a CDS encoding GNAT family N-acetyltransferase, producing MTDIFTAAIIRTPRLRLEPFAPIHAPSLNAINNEPQVMEFLSDGVTETMEKTNAVVARVRERWHRLGYSWWAILDITTDTVIGAACAQNVANQVGAEIEIGWRLTKSATGRGYATEAGKAAASFAFDAIGVDHVVAVAAPKNVASHKVMQRVGMTYRGIETHYNEPCTTYVLHKSDHAT from the coding sequence ATGACAGATATCTTCACTGCCGCAATCATCAGAACGCCGCGCCTCAGACTGGAGCCCTTCGCGCCAATCCATGCACCATCTCTCAACGCCATCAATAATGAGCCTCAGGTTATGGAGTTTCTGAGTGATGGCGTGACCGAAACGATGGAAAAAACCAACGCAGTTGTGGCGCGCGTCCGTGAACGTTGGCATCGGCTTGGCTATAGTTGGTGGGCCATCTTGGATATCACCACCGATACGGTGATTGGTGCGGCTTGCGCACAAAACGTCGCCAATCAAGTCGGTGCAGAGATCGAGATCGGCTGGCGGCTGACCAAAAGCGCCACTGGCCGCGGCTATGCAACCGAAGCTGGTAAGGCCGCTGCCTCATTTGCCTTTGATGCCATCGGTGTGGATCATGTTGTTGCGGTTGCGGCCCCCAAAAATGTCGCCTCACACAAAGTCATGCAGCGGGTTGGCATGACCTATCGCGGGATAGAGACACACTACAACGAGCCTTGCACGACTTACGTGTTGCACAAGTCAGATCATGCGACTTAA
- a CDS encoding FAD-binding oxidoreductase, with translation MTLLSKLADAIGQPNVLTGADAVAYGKDWTGAYVSTPLAVLRPSNTAEVAAIMKIAHETKTPVVPASGRTGLTGATLAEGALMLSVERLNEITEINVAGRTATVGAGVILSNLHDAAEEHDLIFPLTLGARGSAMIGGLLSTNAGGSNVVRYGSTRGLCLGLEVVMADGRIMNLMSALHKDNSGLDLRNLIIGAEGTLGIITAAVLKLRPKPQAYATAMVAVPSLPDALTLLHQLQDETGGGVEAFEYMPRSYIDKHMQLFPGVTRPFDANYDVNIMIEVAATQTKDAVPNEDGSLPVVRMVEDTLGAMLEDGLVLDAVIAQSDGQRREIWKRREDAGEVAFFGGVFVNTDVAVPLDRVEAFEKALTPRIKAIDPDADEVIVAHLGDGNIHHTTYISRNDPAVMDALVEAVEDVVQDLGGSFSAEHGIGVSKLETMKRRKDPVALDAMRAIKAALDPHNILNPGKVIPSA, from the coding sequence ATGACACTTCTCTCAAAACTTGCTGATGCCATCGGACAGCCCAATGTCCTGACTGGCGCAGATGCTGTGGCCTACGGCAAAGATTGGACAGGTGCCTATGTATCGACACCCCTGGCCGTTCTGCGCCCGTCCAATACGGCCGAAGTCGCGGCCATCATGAAGATCGCGCATGAGACGAAAACCCCGGTTGTCCCGGCGTCGGGGCGGACTGGGCTCACCGGGGCAACCTTGGCGGAAGGCGCGCTGATGCTCTCGGTCGAACGATTGAACGAGATCACGGAAATCAACGTCGCCGGTCGCACGGCAACTGTTGGCGCAGGCGTCATCCTGTCCAACCTGCATGATGCAGCGGAAGAGCATGATTTGATCTTTCCCCTCACCCTTGGCGCACGCGGGTCAGCGATGATCGGTGGGCTGCTTTCAACCAATGCGGGCGGTTCCAACGTCGTCCGCTACGGCAGCACACGGGGTCTGTGCCTCGGGCTGGAGGTTGTTATGGCGGATGGCCGGATCATGAACCTGATGAGCGCCCTGCATAAGGACAACTCAGGGCTTGATCTGAGAAACCTGATCATCGGGGCCGAAGGCACGCTGGGGATCATCACCGCAGCGGTTTTGAAACTGCGCCCCAAACCGCAAGCCTATGCGACGGCCATGGTTGCGGTGCCGTCTTTGCCCGATGCGCTCACCTTGTTGCATCAGTTGCAGGACGAAACCGGTGGTGGTGTTGAAGCCTTTGAGTACATGCCGCGCAGCTACATCGACAAACACATGCAGTTGTTTCCCGGCGTGACCAGACCATTTGACGCCAACTATGACGTCAACATCATGATCGAGGTAGCCGCCACGCAAACCAAGGATGCCGTTCCAAATGAAGATGGCAGCCTTCCCGTGGTGCGCATGGTAGAGGATACGCTTGGCGCGATGCTGGAAGACGGCTTGGTGCTGGATGCCGTCATCGCGCAAAGTGACGGCCAACGCCGCGAGATATGGAAGCGGCGAGAGGACGCTGGCGAGGTTGCTTTCTTCGGCGGCGTTTTTGTGAACACCGATGTCGCTGTGCCACTTGATAGGGTTGAGGCCTTCGAAAAGGCACTGACCCCACGCATCAAAGCCATCGATCCAGATGCCGATGAGGTGATCGTCGCCCATCTTGGCGACGGTAACATCCATCACACCACCTATATCAGCCGCAATGATCCTGCCGTGATGGATGCACTGGTCGAAGCGGTTGAAGACGTCGTGCAGGATCTTGGCGGTTCATTCAGCGCAGAGCACGGGATTGGTGTCTCCAAGCTGGAGACGATGAAACGGCGCAAAGACCCGGTTGCGCTGGATGCAATGCGGGCCATCAAGGCGGCATTGGATCCGCATAACATTCTAAACCCCGGCAAAGTGATACCAAGCGCTTAA
- the hemC gene encoding hydroxymethylbilane synthase, producing MTRNLPTAASPFNIGTRGSPLALAQAHETRSRLMAAFDLPEDAFAICVIKVTGDAIQDRPLKEIGGKGLFTREIEEALLDGSIDIAVHSMKDMPVEQPGGLLLDTYLPREDVRDAFVSLTAKGLDDLAEGATVGTSSLRRRSQLLAKRPDLNIVEFRGNVQTRLKKLSDGVAEATFLAMVSLNRLDMQDVPRTALAPEDMLPAVAQGAIGIERRGNDSRAAEMLEAIHHGPTGQRLAAERSFLAHLDGSCETPIGGLADLDGGSIRLRGEILRTDGTEVYTDDMDGVIEDGAEMGRAMAAKLLSQAGPDFF from the coding sequence ATGACACGAAATTTGCCGACCGCCGCCTCACCCTTCAACATTGGAACCCGTGGTTCGCCCTTGGCGCTGGCCCAAGCGCACGAAACCCGGTCGCGGCTGATGGCGGCGTTTGATCTGCCCGAAGACGCCTTTGCGATTTGTGTGATCAAGGTAACGGGGGACGCCATTCAAGACCGCCCATTGAAAGAGATTGGCGGCAAGGGTCTGTTCACCCGCGAGATTGAAGAGGCGCTGTTGGATGGCTCTATCGATATCGCGGTGCATTCGATGAAAGACATGCCGGTTGAGCAGCCCGGTGGATTGTTGCTGGACACCTATCTGCCGCGTGAAGATGTGCGCGACGCTTTTGTGTCTTTGACTGCGAAGGGGCTGGATGATCTGGCCGAGGGTGCCACTGTTGGCACATCATCCTTGCGCCGTCGGTCACAACTGCTGGCGAAACGGCCCGACCTGAACATTGTCGAGTTTCGGGGCAATGTGCAGACCCGCCTGAAGAAGCTGTCGGATGGCGTGGCAGAGGCGACGTTTCTGGCGATGGTAAGCCTCAATCGTCTGGATATGCAGGACGTACCGCGCACGGCCCTCGCGCCAGAAGACATGCTGCCAGCCGTGGCGCAGGGTGCCATTGGGATTGAGCGCCGTGGTAACGACAGTCGCGCCGCCGAAATGCTTGAAGCGATACACCATGGCCCTACTGGTCAGCGCTTGGCCGCAGAACGTAGCTTTTTGGCGCATCTGGATGGATCATGCGAGACACCCATTGGTGGCCTGGCAGACCTTGATGGCGGATCAATTCGCCTGCGTGGAGAGATTTTGCGCACCGATGGCACCGAGGTCTATACCGATGATATGGACGGCGTGATCGAAGATGGGGCAGAGATGGGCCGTGCGATGGCGGCCAAGCTGCTGTCACAGGCGGGGCCAGATTTCTTCTGA
- the hemF gene encoding oxygen-dependent coproporphyrinogen oxidase, translated as MSDGFEAEKSKASSWFRTLRDEIVAAFEGLEDSYQGEGAAGRFEVTETKRTSDDGSDAGGGLMSVMRGGRVFEKVGVNVSTVYGQLGASAQKAMAARGVPGMADDPRFWASGISLVAHMQNPHAPAVHMNTRMFWTPHAWWFGGGSDLNPCIEYEEDTAHFHATQKAHLDPHGEAHYPKLKDWADEYFYIPHRNRARGVGGIFMDDYCTGDWAADFTLTQDIGKAFLPAYVPLVEKRRDTAWTDADKDTQLIHRGLYAEYNLVYDRGTKFGLATGHDANAVLMSLPPLAKWV; from the coding sequence ATGTCAGACGGGTTTGAGGCGGAAAAAAGTAAAGCATCATCATGGTTCCGCACGTTGCGCGACGAGATTGTCGCAGCATTTGAGGGGTTGGAAGACAGCTATCAAGGTGAAGGCGCGGCGGGGCGGTTTGAAGTCACCGAGACCAAGCGGACATCCGATGATGGATCAGACGCGGGCGGCGGTTTGATGTCCGTGATGCGTGGCGGCCGGGTCTTTGAAAAGGTCGGCGTGAATGTCTCGACCGTTTATGGCCAATTGGGTGCGTCGGCGCAAAAGGCGATGGCCGCGCGCGGTGTGCCGGGCATGGCGGATGATCCGCGCTTTTGGGCGTCGGGGATTTCATTGGTGGCGCACATGCAAAACCCGCATGCCCCGGCGGTTCATATGAACACGCGCATGTTCTGGACGCCTCATGCGTGGTGGTTTGGCGGTGGCTCAGATTTGAACCCCTGCATTGAGTATGAAGAGGACACGGCACATTTTCATGCGACCCAGAAAGCCCATCTCGACCCACATGGCGAAGCGCATTACCCAAAGCTGAAAGACTGGGCGGACGAGTATTTCTACATTCCCCACCGCAATCGGGCGCGCGGTGTTGGCGGTATCTTTATGGATGACTACTGCACTGGCGATTGGGCGGCTGATTTCACGCTGACCCAAGATATCGGCAAAGCATTTCTGCCCGCCTATGTTCCGCTTGTTGAAAAGCGCCGGGATACAGCTTGGACAGATGCCGATAAAGACACGCAATTGATCCATCGTGGTCTCTATGCCGAGTATAACCTCGTGTATGACCGCGGGACGAAGTTCGGGCTGGCGACCGGGCACGATGCCAATGCTGTGTTGATGAGCCTGCCGCCATTGGCAAAATGGGTCTGA
- a CDS encoding SDR family NAD(P)-dependent oxidoreductase, with protein sequence MSFSISGKTAIVTGAANGVGLAVGRHFVKMGANVVFADMDEKALCHEIGEEADKEENIRVFAGDLRKKLTIANLLSATIDAFERVDILVNASRQVMATDPLDPDDNSVEELLQQNAMTALRVSQAVARRMIKQADGATGEPIGSIVNLSSIAARRTHPDLLAYSVSSAASDQMTRSLAVALAPHGIRVNAVAFGSVMSASLKGSLKDQDDLREAIVNNTPLQRIANPGEVSDAVQYLASDASAFVTGQIITVDGGRTLLDPAAVAAH encoded by the coding sequence ATGTCGTTTTCGATTTCCGGAAAGACTGCGATTGTGACCGGTGCCGCCAATGGCGTTGGCCTGGCGGTTGGGCGCCACTTTGTGAAGATGGGCGCGAATGTGGTTTTCGCGGATATGGACGAAAAGGCCCTGTGCCATGAGATCGGTGAAGAGGCGGACAAGGAAGAGAACATCCGCGTTTTTGCGGGTGATCTGCGCAAGAAACTGACGATTGCGAATTTGCTGTCTGCGACCATTGATGCGTTTGAACGGGTGGATATTCTGGTCAACGCCTCACGCCAGGTGATGGCGACTGACCCGCTTGATCCCGATGACAACTCGGTTGAAGAGCTGTTGCAGCAAAACGCTATGACGGCCTTGCGGGTCAGCCAGGCTGTGGCGCGTCGCATGATCAAGCAGGCCGATGGTGCGACGGGTGAGCCGATTGGATCCATCGTTAACCTCAGTTCCATCGCAGCCCGCCGGACCCATCCTGATTTGCTGGCCTATTCGGTCAGTTCTGCGGCCTCTGATCAGATGACCCGATCATTGGCCGTCGCGCTTGCCCCGCATGGTATTCGGGTGAACGCCGTGGCCTTTGGCAGCGTGATGAGCGCGAGTTTGAAGGGATCATTGAAGGACCAAGACGACCTGCGCGAAGCCATCGTCAACAATACCCCGTTGCAGCGCATCGCCAACCCCGGCGAGGTGTCAGATGCGGTACAGTATCTGGCATCAGATGCCTCGGCCTTTGTCACCGGTCAGATCATCACGGTTGATGGCGGGCGTACCTTGCTTGATCCGGCTGCCGTTGCGGCCCACTGA
- a CDS encoding class I SAM-dependent methyltransferase, which yields MSQSRLSTALSDGLIALPSGNIAVMRPPATYDVSALPRGQTQIVHGFFPDVAAWQSGGYAVNQALPEVAVAIVVVPRAKALARAMVAEACAKADFIIIDGQKTDGVDSLFKACRKALGDLASVTKGHGRIFWFAATDAFAEWAAPASEKGPHGYFTTAGVFSDGAVDAGSALLAESLPGKLPARMADLGAGWGYLAGPILARDGVKALDMIEAEALSVECAKRNVSDARAVCHWADATRFEGEAYDGIVMNPPFHTSRASDPGLGRAFIQAAARLLAPHGKLWMVANRHLPYEATLTECFRNVDMIASNGAFKVFHANRPLR from the coding sequence ATGTCCCAATCCCGCCTTAGCACCGCTCTTTCAGACGGCTTGATTGCGTTGCCATCCGGCAACATTGCGGTGATGCGGCCGCCTGCGACCTATGATGTGTCGGCTTTGCCGCGCGGGCAAACGCAGATCGTACATGGGTTCTTTCCTGATGTGGCGGCTTGGCAATCGGGTGGGTATGCGGTCAATCAAGCTTTGCCAGAGGTTGCTGTGGCGATCGTCGTTGTTCCACGTGCCAAAGCATTGGCACGTGCGATGGTCGCCGAGGCATGCGCCAAAGCAGACTTCATCATCATCGACGGGCAAAAAACAGATGGTGTTGATAGCCTGTTCAAGGCATGTCGAAAAGCGTTGGGCGATCTGGCGTCGGTGACAAAGGGCCACGGGCGGATATTCTGGTTTGCGGCCACCGATGCTTTTGCGGAATGGGCCGCCCCTGCGTCAGAAAAAGGTCCGCACGGCTATTTTACGACAGCAGGTGTATTCTCTGACGGCGCGGTTGATGCGGGGTCAGCTTTGTTGGCCGAGTCACTGCCCGGCAAACTGCCAGCGCGTATGGCCGACTTGGGTGCTGGCTGGGGCTATCTTGCAGGCCCCATCCTCGCACGGGATGGCGTGAAGGCGTTGGACATGATTGAAGCAGAGGCCTTGTCGGTTGAATGCGCCAAGCGCAATGTCAGTGACGCGCGTGCGGTATGCCATTGGGCCGATGCCACCCGGTTTGAGGGGGAGGCTTACGACGGTATTGTCATGAACCCGCCGTTTCATACCAGCCGTGCTTCTGATCCTGGTCTGGGCCGGGCCTTCATTCAGGCTGCAGCCCGCCTGTTGGCCCCACATGGTAAGCTTTGGATGGTCGCGAACCGCCATTTGCCTTATGAGGCAACACTGACTGAATGTTTCCGCAATGTGGACATGATCGCCAGCAATGGTGCATTCAAAGTGTTCCATGCCAACCGGCCGCTCCGCTGA